The following coding sequences are from one Arthrobacter sp. PvP023 window:
- a CDS encoding ferritin-like fold-containing protein has translation MSSSPADTARHNRFIAGLFGMMAYGELSAFERFAADARYSPTLHDRAVLGRIAVVEFRHYELVSARLEAMGIDAEDAMLPFQAAVDYFHSRTRPADWYESLMEAYVIDTVSADFYRAISRQLDAGTRDVIEQIQASDETTEVLRERLRSALADDPRLASRLALWGRRLLGEALTQAQRVSCEHAFPGSLTGGGDSAAAKELVSGLIAGLAEKHSSRMRQLGLTG, from the coding sequence ATGAGCTCATCTCCGGCCGACACGGCTCGCCACAACCGCTTCATCGCAGGCCTGTTCGGAATGATGGCCTACGGCGAGCTCTCAGCCTTCGAGAGATTCGCCGCTGACGCGCGGTATTCGCCCACCCTCCACGACCGGGCCGTGCTCGGCAGGATTGCCGTGGTGGAGTTCCGGCACTACGAGTTGGTGAGCGCCCGCCTGGAGGCCATGGGGATCGACGCCGAGGATGCCATGCTGCCGTTCCAGGCAGCCGTGGACTATTTCCATTCGCGGACGCGCCCGGCCGACTGGTACGAATCACTGATGGAGGCCTACGTGATCGATACCGTATCAGCCGACTTCTACCGGGCCATCTCCCGCCAACTTGACGCCGGAACGCGGGACGTCATCGAACAGATCCAGGCTTCCGACGAGACAACGGAAGTCCTCCGCGAACGGCTGAGGAGTGCCCTCGCCGATGATCCCAGGCTGGCTTCCAGGCTTGCACTCTGGGGCAGGCGGCTACTGGGCGAAGCGCTGACCCAGGCGCAGCGGGTCAGTTGCGAACATGCCTTCCCGGGAAGCCTGACCGGTGGCGGGGACAGCGCTGCTGCGAAAGAGCTGGTCAGCGGGCTGATCGCGGGGCTGGCGGAGAAGCATTCCAGCCGGATGAGGCAGCTCGGCCTGACCGGATAG
- a CDS encoding FAD-dependent oxidoreductase → MTMTPQSPAGRPPARSRGEHGVDIRADVAVVGGGIIGHGIAWEAGQSGRSVVIIDDAPGTGASWAAAGMLAPVSELHYQEEDLLELMLHSSGLWPTFAAGLETGRASREPGADGPDTGYLTTPTLAVGADAADRRALADLRGVQQAGGLTVEPLTVREARGREPLLSPGISCAFEIPADHQVDPRKLLAVISDSLPGSAVRKRAAGLLWEDGHVSGVSLAGGGTVHAGETIIANGLESASLGGLPPGLQLPLRPVYGDILRLRVPAYLQPLLTSTVRGMVHGVPVYIVPRQDGTVVIGATQREDSLSGAGIDTPVTAPAGPVTPAGSAVSAGGVYQLLRDAQVLVPAVAELELLEATARARPGTPDNAPLLGRVAAAGTGLDIEGLIIATGFFRHGVLLTPAAASICRQLMDGDADPRWAPVRPDRFSGLSAGPATPAHTVTIDPNKETA, encoded by the coding sequence ATGACAATGACCCCGCAATCCCCGGCAGGCCGGCCGCCCGCGCGCAGTCGCGGCGAGCACGGCGTGGACATCAGGGCCGACGTTGCCGTGGTCGGCGGAGGTATCATCGGCCACGGCATTGCCTGGGAAGCCGGGCAGTCGGGCAGGTCCGTGGTCATCATCGACGACGCACCGGGAACGGGCGCGAGCTGGGCCGCCGCTGGCATGCTGGCGCCGGTCAGCGAACTCCATTACCAGGAGGAAGACCTCCTGGAACTCATGCTCCACTCCTCGGGACTGTGGCCGACCTTCGCAGCCGGCCTGGAAACCGGGCGTGCGTCCCGTGAACCCGGCGCCGACGGCCCGGACACCGGCTACCTTACGACGCCGACCCTCGCCGTGGGTGCCGACGCCGCAGACCGCCGGGCGCTCGCCGACCTGCGCGGCGTCCAGCAGGCCGGCGGGCTGACGGTGGAACCGCTGACGGTCAGGGAAGCCCGGGGACGGGAGCCGCTGCTGAGCCCCGGAATCTCCTGCGCCTTCGAGATTCCGGCCGACCATCAGGTGGATCCCCGCAAGCTGCTGGCCGTGATCTCGGATTCCCTGCCGGGGTCCGCCGTGCGTAAGCGGGCCGCCGGCCTGCTCTGGGAGGACGGGCATGTCAGCGGCGTCAGCCTGGCCGGTGGAGGAACCGTGCACGCAGGCGAAACGATCATTGCCAACGGACTGGAATCCGCGTCCCTGGGCGGACTGCCGCCCGGACTTCAGCTGCCGCTCCGCCCCGTGTACGGCGACATCCTGCGCCTGCGCGTCCCCGCCTACCTGCAGCCCCTGCTGACATCCACAGTCCGTGGAATGGTCCATGGAGTTCCCGTTTACATCGTGCCCCGGCAGGACGGCACCGTGGTGATCGGGGCCACGCAGCGTGAAGATTCGCTGTCGGGAGCGGGTATCGACACCCCCGTTACGGCGCCTGCGGGACCCGTAACACCCGCAGGATCGGCCGTTTCCGCCGGCGGCGTCTACCAGCTGCTCCGTGACGCACAGGTGCTGGTTCCCGCCGTCGCGGAACTGGAACTGCTCGAAGCCACGGCGAGGGCCCGTCCGGGAACGCCGGACAACGCGCCGCTGCTGGGCCGGGTAGCGGCCGCAGGAACCGGCCTGGATATTGAGGGCCTGATCATTGCCACCGGATTCTTCCGGCATGGCGTCCTGCTCACCCCTGCAGCGGCGTCCATCTGCAGGCAGCTGATGGACGGCGACGCCGATCCACGCTGGGCTCCGGTCCGGCCCGACCGGTTTTCCGGCCTTTCGGCCGGACCGGCAACGCCTGCACACACCGTCACAATTGACCCGAACAAGGAAACAGCATGA
- a CDS encoding DEAD/DEAH box helicase produces the protein MSELHTHQLLTDETGTETIEPEETIISDEKPHEIEEKSFADYNVRADIVESLADAGITHPFPIQAMTLPVALAGHDIIGQAKTGTGKTLGFGIPALQRVVGRDDPGYDKLAVPGAPQALVIVPTRELAVQVAKDLENAARKRNARIATIYGGRAYEPQVDALQKGVEIVVGTPGRLIDLYKQKHLSLKNVKIVILDEADEMLDLGFLPDVETLIAGTPAVRQTLLFSATMPGPVIAMARRYMTQPTHIRAADPDDEGLTKRDIRQLIYRAHSMDKIEVVARILQARGRGRTIIFTKTKRTAAKVAEELVDRGFAAAAIHGDLGQGAREQALRAFRNNKVDVLVATDVAARGIDVDDVTHVINYQCVEDEKIYLHRVGRTGRAGNKGTAVTFVDWDDMPRWGLINKALGLSVPEPVETYSSSPHLYEELDIPEGTKGRLPRDKRVLAGVDAEVLEDLGETGKKPGRGSARDGGRDTARGGSTGGGRDSGRSGGRDSRRSEAGGSRDGAGREGGRSGDRRRRSSDNAAAAAPAADAAPVAAAPASAPAEVDRATRARRRTRTRRRNGEVVGGGNAAQDGAQRGNAEA, from the coding sequence GTGAGTGAATTGCATACGCACCAACTTCTGACCGACGAAACCGGCACTGAAACGATTGAGCCGGAAGAGACCATCATCTCGGACGAAAAGCCGCACGAGATCGAGGAGAAATCGTTCGCGGACTACAACGTCCGGGCCGACATCGTCGAGTCCCTGGCCGACGCCGGAATCACCCACCCCTTCCCCATCCAGGCAATGACGCTGCCCGTGGCCCTCGCCGGCCACGACATCATCGGCCAGGCCAAGACGGGCACCGGCAAGACCCTGGGCTTCGGCATCCCCGCGCTGCAGCGCGTGGTGGGACGCGACGACCCCGGCTACGACAAGCTGGCAGTCCCGGGCGCTCCGCAGGCACTCGTGATTGTTCCCACCCGGGAGCTCGCCGTCCAGGTTGCCAAGGACCTGGAAAACGCCGCCCGGAAGCGCAACGCACGCATTGCCACCATTTACGGCGGCCGCGCCTATGAGCCGCAGGTGGATGCCCTGCAGAAGGGCGTAGAGATTGTTGTCGGCACCCCCGGCCGCCTCATCGACCTGTACAAGCAGAAGCACCTGAGCCTGAAGAACGTCAAGATCGTTATCCTCGATGAGGCCGACGAGATGCTGGACCTCGGCTTCCTGCCGGACGTCGAGACACTGATTGCCGGGACCCCTGCCGTCCGCCAGACCCTGCTGTTCTCGGCCACCATGCCCGGCCCGGTCATCGCCATGGCCCGCCGCTACATGACCCAGCCCACGCACATCCGTGCGGCTGACCCGGACGATGAAGGCCTGACCAAGCGCGACATCCGCCAGTTGATCTACCGTGCACACAGCATGGACAAGATCGAAGTCGTGGCCCGCATTCTGCAGGCACGCGGCCGTGGCCGCACCATCATCTTCACCAAGACCAAGCGCACTGCCGCCAAGGTGGCCGAGGAACTGGTGGACCGCGGGTTCGCCGCGGCCGCCATTCATGGCGACCTGGGCCAGGGTGCCCGCGAACAGGCCCTCCGGGCCTTCCGCAACAACAAGGTTGACGTCCTGGTGGCCACCGACGTCGCCGCCCGCGGCATCGACGTCGACGACGTCACGCACGTCATCAATTACCAGTGCGTCGAAGACGAAAAGATCTACCTGCACCGCGTTGGCCGCACCGGCCGCGCCGGTAATAAGGGCACCGCCGTGACCTTCGTCGACTGGGACGACATGCCGCGCTGGGGCCTGATCAACAAGGCGCTGGGGCTCAGCGTGCCGGAGCCGGTGGAAACCTATTCCTCGTCCCCGCACCTCTATGAGGAACTGGACATTCCGGAAGGCACCAAGGGGCGCCTGCCCCGCGACAAGCGCGTACTCGCCGGCGTCGACGCCGAGGTCCTCGAGGACTTGGGCGAGACCGGCAAGAAGCCCGGGCGCGGCAGCGCAAGGGACGGCGGACGTGACACCGCCCGCGGCGGGAGCACCGGCGGCGGACGGGACAGCGGCCGCTCCGGCGGACGCGATTCCCGCCGCAGCGAGGCCGGCGGCAGCCGGGACGGCGCCGGACGTGAGGGCGGACGTTCGGGTGACCGCCGCCGTCGTTCTTCCGACAACGCTGCAGCAGCCGCTCCGGCAGCCGACGCAGCCCCCGTGGCCGCAGCGCCCGCTTCAGCGCCGGCCGAAGTGGACCGGGCAACCCGCGCCCGCCGCCGCACCCGCACGCGCCGACGCAATGGCGAAGTAGTCGGCGGCGGTAACGCAGCGCAGGATGGCGCACAACGCGGCAATGCTGAGGCCTAA
- the thiE gene encoding thiamine phosphate synthase — protein MTEQALLTDARLYLCTDARTERGDFADFVDAAYAGGVDIIQLRDKGLEAAEELELLEVLEAAARRHGRLWSVNDRADIASLSGAPVLHVGQKDLPLASARKFLGGEAVIGLSTHSPGQIDAAIAASGGAGGLDYFCVGPVWATPTKPGRAAVGLDLVRYAAEATGETTGSAAGASVDGAPLPWFAIGGIDLGNVEQVVAAGAQRIVVVRAITEADDPAAAASSLLAALDAGAS, from the coding sequence ATGACCGAGCAAGCTCTCCTTACCGATGCCCGCCTGTACCTCTGCACTGATGCCCGCACCGAGCGGGGCGATTTCGCCGACTTCGTCGATGCCGCCTACGCAGGCGGCGTGGACATCATCCAGCTCCGCGACAAGGGCCTGGAAGCGGCCGAGGAGCTCGAGCTGCTCGAAGTACTGGAAGCCGCGGCCCGCCGCCACGGCCGTCTGTGGTCGGTCAACGACCGCGCGGACATCGCCTCGCTCTCCGGTGCCCCGGTGCTTCATGTCGGGCAGAAGGACCTCCCCCTGGCGTCCGCCCGGAAGTTCCTTGGCGGTGAGGCCGTGATCGGCCTGTCGACGCACAGCCCCGGGCAGATCGACGCCGCCATCGCCGCATCCGGTGGTGCCGGGGGCCTGGATTATTTCTGCGTCGGGCCGGTGTGGGCCACTCCCACGAAGCCGGGCCGTGCCGCCGTCGGCCTCGACCTCGTCCGTTATGCGGCAGAGGCCACCGGCGAAACAACCGGCAGCGCTGCGGGGGCAAGCGTTGACGGAGCGCCGCTGCCGTGGTTCGCCATCGGCGGCATCGACCTGGGCAACGTTGAGCAGGTGGTGGCGGCAGGAGCGCAGCGGATCGTGGTGGTCCGCGCCATCACCGAGGCCGATGACCCCGCCGCAGCCGCGAGCTCGCTGCTGGCAGCGCTCGACGCCGGCGCATCCTGA
- a CDS encoding DUF3107 domain-containing protein, translating to MEVKIGIQNIGREIVLESAQDADAVAKLVEESITKGSELRLTDEKGRVILIPANVLGYVEIGAEEARRVGFGQL from the coding sequence GTGGAAGTAAAGATCGGCATTCAGAACATTGGCCGCGAAATTGTGCTGGAATCGGCTCAGGATGCTGACGCGGTAGCAAAGCTCGTCGAGGAATCCATCACCAAGGGGTCCGAACTGCGCCTGACTGACGAAAAGGGCCGTGTGATCCTCATTCCCGCCAACGTCCTGGGTTACGTTGAGATCGGCGCCGAGGAGGCCCGCCGCGTCGGATTCGGCCAGCTCTAA
- a CDS encoding thiazole synthase, producing MAGTTVAGTAGTGQQAAADAFIVDGIPLGSRLIMGTGGAPSLDGLGAALIASGTELTTVAMRRYSPAETGSLFQLLVDHNIRVLPNTAGCFTARDAVMTAELAREALETDWVKLEVIADEHTLLPDAVELVDATEQLVNRGFKVFAYTNDDPVLALRLENLGATAVMPLGSPIGTGLGILNPHNIELIVSRASVPVVLDAGIGTASDAALAMELGCDAVLLATAVTRAQNPAMMGQAFKHAVIAGRLAKAAGRIPRREHALASSAMEGRAEFL from the coding sequence ATGGCAGGAACAACGGTTGCCGGCACGGCAGGGACCGGACAGCAGGCGGCGGCGGACGCATTCATCGTGGACGGCATCCCGCTGGGATCACGGTTGATCATGGGCACCGGCGGTGCACCCAGCCTGGACGGGCTGGGGGCTGCCCTGATCGCGTCCGGCACGGAGCTGACCACTGTGGCCATGCGCCGCTATTCGCCGGCCGAAACAGGCTCGCTGTTCCAGCTCCTGGTGGACCACAACATCCGGGTGCTGCCCAACACCGCCGGCTGCTTCACCGCCCGGGACGCCGTGATGACGGCGGAACTGGCGCGGGAGGCACTGGAGACGGACTGGGTGAAGCTTGAAGTGATCGCCGACGAGCACACCCTGCTGCCGGACGCCGTGGAGCTGGTGGACGCCACCGAGCAGCTGGTTAACCGCGGGTTCAAGGTGTTCGCCTACACCAATGACGATCCCGTGCTGGCGCTTCGGCTGGAGAACCTCGGAGCCACCGCCGTGATGCCGCTCGGGTCCCCGATCGGCACCGGCCTGGGCATCCTGAACCCGCATAACATTGAGCTCATCGTTTCCAGGGCATCCGTTCCCGTGGTGCTCGATGCCGGCATCGGCACGGCGTCCGACGCTGCGCTCGCCATGGAACTGGGGTGCGACGCGGTGCTGCTGGCGACAGCAGTGACCCGGGCGCAGAACCCGGCGATGATGGGGCAGGCCTTCAAACACGCGGTCATCGCCGGTAGGCTGGCGAAAGCGGCAGGACGGATTCCGCGCCGCGAGCACGCTCTTGCCTCGTCGGCCATGGAAGGCCGGGCGGAGTTCCTGTAG
- a CDS encoding 4a-hydroxytetrahydrobiopterin dehydratase, with protein MTGTEDTLSQTQIDAALAELPDWRYQSGGLVTVFKAPTAAAALELIAAVGRLAEEQNHHPDLDWRYNRVFIRFTSHDAGTQVTGRDVAAAAAVSAAAAVVEAVAVPAKYPPGASSTAPQVLRAAAPR; from the coding sequence GTGACAGGCACGGAAGACACTCTTAGCCAAACCCAGATTGACGCCGCACTCGCAGAGCTGCCCGACTGGCGGTACCAATCCGGTGGTCTGGTGACCGTCTTCAAGGCACCGACCGCGGCAGCTGCGCTTGAGCTGATTGCCGCCGTCGGGCGCCTGGCCGAGGAACAAAACCACCACCCGGACCTGGACTGGCGCTACAACAGGGTGTTCATCCGCTTCACCTCACACGACGCCGGTACGCAGGTGACAGGGCGGGACGTCGCCGCCGCGGCGGCCGTCAGCGCCGCTGCCGCCGTCGTGGAAGCTGTGGCCGTTCCAGCCAAGTACCCGCCCGGCGCCTCAAGTACGGCGCCTCAAGTACTTAGAGCCGCAGCGCCGCGGTGA
- the thiS gene encoding sulfur carrier protein ThiS, with translation MNITLNGTAHAVADGASVTTLVSQVTGRNLAPNGQAADGQKLGVAVARNSEVVPRSQWFVTALAEGDDVELVTAVQGG, from the coding sequence ATGAACATCACACTGAACGGCACGGCACATGCGGTGGCCGACGGCGCGTCCGTCACCACCCTCGTCAGCCAGGTCACCGGCAGGAACCTCGCGCCCAACGGGCAGGCTGCCGACGGCCAAAAACTGGGCGTGGCGGTAGCGCGGAATTCCGAGGTGGTGCCGCGCAGCCAGTGGTTCGTCACGGCGCTGGCCGAGGGCGACGACGTCGAACTTGTTACCGCGGTACAGGGAGGTTGA
- a CDS encoding RNB domain-containing ribonuclease: MSHHHLTPSVHEQTNRLAEALNALRTELELPGPFPDDVLRDALAAIAEHKMPDLDLTDVGFVTIDPPSSTDLDQALFIERSGDGYKVFYAIADVPSFVAPGGALDAETRRRGQTFYAPDGRIPLHPEAISEQAGSLLAGQLCGAFVWEFDLDATARVESVLVRRARIRSRAKLNYKGVQAELDSGSAAPVLLLLREVGIKRVELERLRGGASLNMPEQEIEQLPDGGYRIVAAPPLPVEDWNAQISLMTGMAAADLMLEGKVGILRTMPAPDERSLLHFKRQTKALGRPWDGEASYGEYLRSLDPTDPRQLAILHSAGMLFRGAGYTPFDGTVPEDAVQSAIGAAYAHTTAPLRRLIDRFVLVICEALSNGTAVPDWAREALPSLPEIMGASDQLAARMERLALDTVEAALLVNHIGQEFDAVVISGSKPGKPNGNGNGGNGNGNGPSGIIQIADPAVTARCPGELESGTTVRVRLISSDIRTRVIRLELVE, encoded by the coding sequence GTGTCACATCATCATCTGACTCCAAGTGTCCACGAACAGACCAACCGCCTGGCCGAGGCGCTGAACGCGCTGCGCACGGAGTTGGAGCTGCCCGGGCCCTTCCCCGATGATGTCCTGCGGGATGCGCTGGCGGCCATTGCGGAGCACAAGATGCCTGACCTTGACCTCACCGACGTGGGCTTCGTGACCATCGATCCCCCTTCTTCCACTGACCTGGATCAGGCCCTCTTCATCGAGCGGTCAGGCGACGGGTACAAGGTTTTCTACGCCATCGCCGACGTGCCGTCCTTCGTGGCGCCGGGAGGAGCGCTCGACGCCGAGACGCGCCGCCGGGGGCAGACGTTCTACGCCCCGGACGGGCGGATTCCCCTGCACCCCGAAGCCATTAGCGAGCAGGCCGGCAGCCTCCTCGCCGGCCAGTTGTGCGGCGCCTTCGTGTGGGAGTTCGACCTGGATGCGACGGCCCGCGTGGAGTCGGTGCTGGTGCGCCGGGCCAGGATCCGGAGCCGGGCGAAGCTCAACTATAAGGGCGTCCAGGCCGAACTGGATTCCGGCAGTGCCGCCCCCGTCCTCCTGCTCCTCAGGGAGGTGGGGATCAAGCGCGTGGAACTGGAACGGCTCCGCGGCGGCGCCAGCCTCAACATGCCGGAACAGGAAATCGAACAGCTGCCCGACGGCGGCTACCGCATCGTGGCGGCGCCACCCCTGCCCGTGGAGGACTGGAACGCCCAGATTTCGCTCATGACCGGCATGGCTGCGGCTGACCTTATGCTCGAGGGCAAGGTTGGGATCCTGAGGACCATGCCCGCCCCGGACGAACGGTCTCTCCTGCACTTCAAGCGGCAGACAAAGGCGCTCGGCAGGCCGTGGGACGGTGAGGCCAGCTACGGCGAGTACCTGCGTTCACTTGATCCCACCGACCCCCGGCAGCTGGCCATCCTGCACTCCGCCGGAATGCTGTTCCGGGGCGCCGGGTACACGCCCTTTGACGGCACAGTGCCGGAGGACGCCGTCCAGTCGGCCATCGGGGCCGCGTATGCGCACACCACGGCACCACTCCGCCGCCTGATCGACCGCTTCGTCCTGGTGATCTGTGAAGCGCTGAGCAACGGCACCGCGGTTCCCGACTGGGCCCGGGAAGCACTTCCCTCGCTGCCGGAAATCATGGGGGCCTCGGACCAGCTGGCAGCGAGGATGGAACGGCTGGCCCTGGATACGGTGGAGGCTGCCCTCCTCGTCAACCACATCGGACAGGAGTTTGACGCCGTCGTCATCTCCGGGTCGAAGCCGGGCAAGCCCAACGGGAACGGGAACGGCGGCAACGGGAACGGCAACGGCCCGTCCGGGATCATCCAGATCGCGGACCCTGCGGTGACGGCCCGGTGCCCCGGCGAACTCGAATCCGGCACCACGGTCCGGGTCAGGCTGATCTCGTCGGACATCCGCACGCGCGTGATCCGGCTTGAACTGGTGGAGTGA
- a CDS encoding site-specific DNA-methyltransferase, with protein sequence MTDTVWAPDGSNLVVHADNAEYLPTLPDGAFTLIYVDPPFNTGRAQTRQQTTMVRNAEGSGDRVGFKGRSYDTIKGALHKYDDAFSDYWSFLEPRLVEAWRLLADDGTLYLHLDYREVHYAKVMLDAIFGRECFLNEIIWAYDYGARAKFRWPTKHDNILVYVKNPAKYHFNSAEVDREPYMAPGLVTPEKRELGKLPTDVWWHTIVSPTGKEKTGYPTQKPEGLIRRVVAASSRPGDWCLDFFAGSGTLGAVAAKLDRKFVCVDQNQPAIDVMAKRLSALASFTSFP encoded by the coding sequence ATGACTGACACCGTCTGGGCGCCGGACGGCAGCAACCTGGTGGTACACGCGGACAACGCCGAGTACCTCCCCACGCTGCCGGACGGCGCCTTCACACTCATCTACGTTGACCCGCCCTTCAACACGGGCCGGGCCCAGACACGCCAGCAGACCACCATGGTCCGCAACGCTGAAGGCAGCGGCGACCGCGTGGGGTTCAAGGGCCGCTCCTACGACACGATCAAAGGCGCCCTGCACAAGTACGACGACGCCTTCAGCGACTACTGGTCCTTCCTGGAGCCCAGGCTCGTCGAGGCGTGGCGGCTGCTGGCTGACGACGGCACCCTGTACCTGCACCTGGACTACCGGGAAGTCCATTACGCCAAGGTCATGCTGGACGCCATCTTCGGCCGGGAGTGCTTCCTGAACGAAATCATCTGGGCCTACGACTACGGAGCCCGGGCCAAGTTCCGCTGGCCCACCAAGCACGACAACATCCTGGTGTATGTCAAGAACCCTGCCAAGTACCACTTCAACAGTGCTGAAGTGGACCGCGAACCGTACATGGCGCCCGGGCTCGTGACACCCGAAAAGCGGGAACTCGGCAAGTTGCCCACCGACGTCTGGTGGCACACCATCGTCTCCCCCACCGGCAAGGAGAAGACCGGCTACCCGACGCAGAAGCCCGAGGGCCTGATCCGCCGCGTGGTGGCCGCCTCCAGCAGGCCGGGTGACTGGTGCCTGGACTTCTTCGCCGGCTCCGGCACCCTCGGTGCCGTCGCCGCGAAGCTGGACCGGAAATTCGTCTGCGTGGACCAGAACCAGCCTGCCATCGACGTCATGGCCAAGCGGCTCAGCGCCCTGGCGTCGTTTACGTCGTTCCCGTAA